One region of Monomorium pharaonis isolate MP-MQ-018 chromosome 11, ASM1337386v2, whole genome shotgun sequence genomic DNA includes:
- the LOC114255718 gene encoding spindle pole body component 110 isoform X1, translating into MKNNDLTNKLIQANEAVSKNAEFIAKLDEKNRMALTHESIKYDAMVTQKHSDIVKLREENQSLRDQLRETESKLAWSNETISSLRRESDNAAAINVLRASLSDLDVDKERLLAKVDYLKSEIASYRSSTASVESRLQALSHGNETLRADIEAVKSTNDQLLYPHEDTVKSSLKDALYTLPKKIYETILRLRTEIDAETVDISEHCLNKEAVKIEDEREKPQTKVYVDKSCQQDGDTMDPVAQKTNWNSENSVHKLRFLEGQDEEKLREIKNLMDDVKLRDCEIKSLQEYITHLLQKKNDLQAKVKDQVKEYQSKLTLLKKKYDSSLNAFHKRHNENIERLQARFEDIMKMEKSSFDAESWLQVRQRSRLTRNFLRQFVSGYSFQSLNLKELSELHNRINILSSHAAENTELDIAHIETKKNDCWNNSQEHRFYNKFTLRKRYTRQDKSPVSRKTSKEELYSKILNAENDDKIAVTELYSRDLRLKQKRSFSEDKKGNAESPNSRTDRTLDRQREKFIYQCSIHHKLSNAR; encoded by the exons ATGAAGAACAATGATCTTACGAATAAACTTATACAAGCCAATGAGGCTGTCTCCAAAAACGCCGAGTTTATAGCAAAGCTGGACGAAAAGAACAGGATGGCCCTGACTCACGAGAGCATCAAATACGATGCGATGGTGACGCAGAAACACAGCGACATTGTGAAGCTGCGGGAGGAGAATCAATCGCTGCGCGATCAGTTAAGGGAGACTGAATCCAAACTCGCGTGGAGCAATGAAACGATATCGTCTTTGAGGAGGGAGAGTGACAATGCAGCCGCGATAAATGTCCTGCGGGCGAGTCTCTCGGACTTGGACGTGGATAAGGAGAGGTTGTTGGCGAAAGTGGACTATCTGAAGAGTGAAATAGCAAGTTACCGGAGTTCTACCGCGAGCGTCGAAAGTAGATTGCAAGCGTTGTCGCATGGAAACGAGACATTGAGGGCGGATATAGAGGCTGTGAAAAGTACTAACGATCAATTGTTATACCCTCACGAGGATACGGTAAAGTCATCCCTAAAGGACGCACTGTACACACTTcccaaaaaaatttacgagaCAATTCTGCGTCTCCGAACAGAAATTGATGCAGAGACAGTAGACATATCTGAACATTGTTTGAATAAAGAAGCTGTCAAAATCGAAGACGAGAGAGAAAAGCCACAGACAAAAGTTTATGTTGATaag tcttGTCAGCAAGACGGGGACACAATGGATCCTGTCGCTCAAAAAACAAATTGGAATTCTGAAAACTCAGTGCACAAGTTAAGATTTCTTGAGGGACAAGACGAGGAAAAGTTgcgagaaattaaaaatttaatggatGACGTAAAACTAAGAGATTGCGAAATAAAGAGCCTTCAAGAGTACATTACCCATTTGttgcaaaagaaaaacgaTCTGCAAGCTAAAGTTAAA GATCAGGTGAAGGAATATCAGAGCAAATTGACGTTATTGAAGAAAAAGTACGACAGTAGTTTAAATGCTTTTCATAAGCGGcataatgaaaatatcgagAGATTACAGGCGCGATTTGAAGACATTATGAAAATGGAGAAGAGCTCGTTTGACGCGGAGAGCTGGTTACAGGTACGGCAAAGGAGTCGATTAACGAGGAACTTCTTGCGTCAGTTCGTTAGCGGTTATTCTTTCCAGTCGCTGAACTTAAAGGAGCTGTCGGAGCTGCATAATCGAATCAATATTTTGAGTTCCCACGCGGCCGAGAATACAGAATTGGATATCGCACATATTGAAACAAAGAAGAATGACTGTTGGAATAATTCCCAGGAGCACaggttttacaataaattcacTTTGCGCAAGCGGTACACGAGGCAGGATAAGTCGCCTGTAAGCAGAAAAACAAGCAAAGAAGAGCTTTACTCCAAAATTCTCAATGCCGAGAATGATGATAAGATTGCCGTAACAGAATTATACTCTCGCGATTTAAGACTTAAACAGAAACGCAg TTTCTCTGAGGATAAGAAGGGAAATGCGGAATCGCCTAATTCTAGAACAGACAGAACT CTTGACAGgcagagagagaaatttatttatcaatgtaGCATACATCATAAATTGAGCAACGCCCGTTGA
- the LOC114255718 gene encoding spindle pole body component 110 isoform X2, whose translation MKNNDLTNKLIQANEAVSKNAEFIAKLDEKNRMALTHESIKYDAMVTQKHSDIVKLREENQSLRDQLRETESKLAWSNETISSLRRESDNAAAINVLRASLSDLDVDKERLLAKVDYLKSEIASYRSSTASVESRLQALSHGNETLRADIEAVKSTNDQLLYPHEDTVKSSLKDALYTLPKKIYETILRLRTEIDAETVDISEHCLNKEAVKIEDEREKPQTKVYVDKSCQQDGDTMDPVAQKTNWNSENSVHKLRFLEGQDEEKLREIKNLMDDVKLRDCEIKSLQEYITHLLQKKNDLQAKVKDQVKEYQSKLTLLKKKYDSSLNAFHKRHNENIERLQARFEDIMKMEKSSFDAESWLQSLNLKELSELHNRINILSSHAAENTELDIAHIETKKNDCWNNSQEHRFYNKFTLRKRYTRQDKSPVSRKTSKEELYSKILNAENDDKIAVTELYSRDLRLKQKRSFSEDKKGNAESPNSRTDRTLDRQREKFIYQCSIHHKLSNAR comes from the exons ATGAAGAACAATGATCTTACGAATAAACTTATACAAGCCAATGAGGCTGTCTCCAAAAACGCCGAGTTTATAGCAAAGCTGGACGAAAAGAACAGGATGGCCCTGACTCACGAGAGCATCAAATACGATGCGATGGTGACGCAGAAACACAGCGACATTGTGAAGCTGCGGGAGGAGAATCAATCGCTGCGCGATCAGTTAAGGGAGACTGAATCCAAACTCGCGTGGAGCAATGAAACGATATCGTCTTTGAGGAGGGAGAGTGACAATGCAGCCGCGATAAATGTCCTGCGGGCGAGTCTCTCGGACTTGGACGTGGATAAGGAGAGGTTGTTGGCGAAAGTGGACTATCTGAAGAGTGAAATAGCAAGTTACCGGAGTTCTACCGCGAGCGTCGAAAGTAGATTGCAAGCGTTGTCGCATGGAAACGAGACATTGAGGGCGGATATAGAGGCTGTGAAAAGTACTAACGATCAATTGTTATACCCTCACGAGGATACGGTAAAGTCATCCCTAAAGGACGCACTGTACACACTTcccaaaaaaatttacgagaCAATTCTGCGTCTCCGAACAGAAATTGATGCAGAGACAGTAGACATATCTGAACATTGTTTGAATAAAGAAGCTGTCAAAATCGAAGACGAGAGAGAAAAGCCACAGACAAAAGTTTATGTTGATaag tcttGTCAGCAAGACGGGGACACAATGGATCCTGTCGCTCAAAAAACAAATTGGAATTCTGAAAACTCAGTGCACAAGTTAAGATTTCTTGAGGGACAAGACGAGGAAAAGTTgcgagaaattaaaaatttaatggatGACGTAAAACTAAGAGATTGCGAAATAAAGAGCCTTCAAGAGTACATTACCCATTTGttgcaaaagaaaaacgaTCTGCAAGCTAAAGTTAAA GATCAGGTGAAGGAATATCAGAGCAAATTGACGTTATTGAAGAAAAAGTACGACAGTAGTTTAAATGCTTTTCATAAGCGGcataatgaaaatatcgagAGATTACAGGCGCGATTTGAAGACATTATGAAAATGGAGAAGAGCTCGTTTGACGCGGAGAGCTGGTTACAG TCGCTGAACTTAAAGGAGCTGTCGGAGCTGCATAATCGAATCAATATTTTGAGTTCCCACGCGGCCGAGAATACAGAATTGGATATCGCACATATTGAAACAAAGAAGAATGACTGTTGGAATAATTCCCAGGAGCACaggttttacaataaattcacTTTGCGCAAGCGGTACACGAGGCAGGATAAGTCGCCTGTAAGCAGAAAAACAAGCAAAGAAGAGCTTTACTCCAAAATTCTCAATGCCGAGAATGATGATAAGATTGCCGTAACAGAATTATACTCTCGCGATTTAAGACTTAAACAGAAACGCAg TTTCTCTGAGGATAAGAAGGGAAATGCGGAATCGCCTAATTCTAGAACAGACAGAACT CTTGACAGgcagagagagaaatttatttatcaatgtaGCATACATCATAAATTGAGCAACGCCCGTTGA